One region of Helicoverpa zea isolate HzStark_Cry1AcR chromosome 24, ilHelZeax1.1, whole genome shotgun sequence genomic DNA includes:
- the LOC124642149 gene encoding aspartic acid-rich protein-like, translating to MYHDWVRRSVDLIGRPAVTKVAPNHLVLRRTTSNLQRFGDCDREEMKYEIFTDNIDLQNNGKLVYNLTILSGFEYSCIIFKASSGDDPANAVPIVKLRRWCTGSAGLCMGGFQYLEIHFFVEIKFFTSVDLRVVPWPGTEYDNNDNDDDDGGNDDDDDDDDDDDDDDETRRDTTKPTPKTKPPTPNFDDKNVVL from the exons ATGTATCACGACTGGGTGCGACGAAGTGTAGACTTGATTGGCAGGCCAGCCGTTACTAAGGTCGCCCCAAACCACCTCGTATTAAGGAGAA CCACATCTAACTTACAGCGTTTCGGCGACTGCGATAGGGAAGAAATGAAATATGAAATTTTCACTGACAACATTGACTTGCAGAATAACGGCAAACTAGTATACAAC ctaacCATACTGTCAGGCTTTGAATACTCGTGTATAATCTTCAAAGCTTCAAGCGGTGACGACCCGGCAAATGCTGTACCTATTGTGAAACTTCGGAGGTGGTGCACCGGATCAGCCGGACTCTGCATGGGTGGCTTCCAATACCTGGAGATCCACTTCTTCGTGgaaataaaattcttcacaAGCGTAGACTTGCGCGTTG TACCGTGGCCCGGTACTGAATACGACAACAACGACAACGACGATGACGACGGCGGCAACGACGACGATGACgatgacgacgacgacgacgacgacgacgacgagaCCCGACGCGATACGACGAAACCGACGCCCAAGACGAAACCGCCGACGCCAAATTTTGACGACAAAAATGTAGTCTTATAA